Proteins from one Rhizobium bangladeshense genomic window:
- a CDS encoding ABC transporter permease: protein MSVTNITEKKSVSHGQKRNTNLVRLILEGRAFFALIVIIAVFSFLSPYYFSLSNFLTMASHVAIFGILAIGMLLVILNGGIDLSVGSTLGLAGCIAGFLMQGVTLSSFGVILYPPVWAVVVITCILGAVVGAVNGVLVAYLKVPAFVASLGVLYVARGIALLMTNGLTYNNLGGRPELGNTGFDWLGFNRLAGIPIGVIVLAVLAIICGIVLSRTAFGRWLYASGGNERAADLSGVPVKRVKIIVYVLSGVCAAIAGLVLSSQLTSAGPTAGTTYELTAIAAVVIGGAALTGGRGTVRGTMLGAFVIGFLSDGLVIIGVSAYWQTVFTGAVIVLAVLMNSIQYGRRTKSS, encoded by the coding sequence ATGTCAGTCACGAACATCACCGAAAAGAAGTCAGTGTCACATGGGCAGAAGCGCAACACGAACCTCGTGCGGTTGATCCTGGAGGGCCGCGCCTTCTTTGCGCTGATCGTCATCATCGCGGTCTTCTCGTTCCTGTCTCCTTATTATTTCAGCCTGAGCAACTTCCTGACTATGGCCTCGCATGTTGCCATCTTCGGCATCCTGGCGATCGGGATGTTGTTGGTGATCCTGAACGGCGGCATCGATCTTTCGGTGGGGTCGACGCTCGGGCTTGCAGGATGCATTGCCGGCTTCCTCATGCAGGGCGTGACGCTGAGTTCGTTTGGCGTTATCCTCTATCCGCCTGTCTGGGCCGTGGTGGTCATTACCTGCATTCTCGGCGCCGTCGTGGGCGCGGTCAATGGCGTGCTGGTCGCCTACCTGAAGGTCCCGGCCTTCGTCGCGTCGCTTGGTGTGCTCTATGTCGCCCGCGGTATCGCGCTCCTGATGACCAACGGCCTGACCTACAACAATCTCGGTGGTCGCCCCGAACTCGGCAATACCGGCTTCGACTGGCTTGGCTTTAACCGTCTTGCCGGCATTCCGATTGGCGTGATCGTGCTTGCGGTGCTTGCGATCATCTGCGGCATCGTTCTCAGCCGCACCGCGTTTGGCCGCTGGCTGTATGCCTCCGGCGGCAATGAACGGGCGGCCGATCTATCGGGCGTACCGGTCAAGCGAGTGAAGATCATCGTCTACGTGCTTTCGGGCGTATGCGCTGCAATTGCCGGCCTGGTCCTGTCGTCGCAGCTGACCTCGGCCGGTCCGACGGCAGGCACGACCTACGAACTGACTGCAATCGCAGCCGTCGTCATCGGGGGCGCCGCCTTGACCGGCGGGCGCGGAACTGTGCGCGGTACGATGCTCGGCGCCTTCGTAATTGGCTTCCTCTCCGACGGTCTCGTCATCATCGGTGTGTCGGCCTATTGGCAGACCGTCTTTACCGGCGCCGTTATTGTCCTCGCAGTCCTGATGAACAGCATCCAATACGGGCGTCGGACGAAATCGTCCTGA
- a CDS encoding sugar ABC transporter ATP-binding protein, translated as MSEPSSTSGVPGEVVLAARNVAKSYGSVHALKGVNFDIHRGQITTLFGENGAGKSTLMKILSGVVQPTSGEIILDGNPISFNSSAHARECGISIIHQELSLAPNLSVRDNIFMGREIIKGGVVDFAEEERQTRILMEELEEEIDPLTKVEDLRLGQQQIVEIARALSVNSRILIMDEPTSALSAAEVEVLFKVIQDLTDRGVSIVYISHHLEEALQITDHAVVLRDGIMTAYAQRKDIDLEWIVRNMVGDNFDLGSPPEGYEIGKPVLSIDHLTVPGPSGSAFNSVDRLSLEVRAGEVVCIYGLMGAGRTELLECVAGRLRPSSGTIRLEGQDIAHLSIAGRIAGGLVLVPEDRQRDGLVQTMTVGSNLSLASIGAFTKGLFTSGRRERELVDASIRKVRVKTDGGEAAIGSLSGGNQQKVVIGKMLATDPKVILLDEPSRGIDVGAKAEVFKLLAERARQGLAVVYSTSEVNECLSIAHRIIVMHRGRISAEFGADVTKEKIMAASGEAVVAH; from the coding sequence ATGAGCGAGCCGAGCTCCACATCCGGGGTCCCCGGCGAGGTCGTCCTGGCCGCCCGCAATGTCGCCAAATCCTATGGCAGCGTGCATGCTCTAAAGGGTGTGAATTTTGATATTCACCGCGGCCAGATCACCACCCTGTTCGGTGAGAATGGGGCGGGCAAATCGACGCTGATGAAGATCCTTTCCGGGGTCGTTCAGCCGACGTCCGGCGAGATCATTCTCGACGGCAACCCGATCAGCTTCAACTCTTCGGCCCATGCCCGCGAATGCGGCATCTCGATCATTCACCAGGAACTCAGTCTCGCGCCCAATCTCAGCGTGCGCGACAACATCTTCATGGGCCGCGAGATCATCAAGGGCGGAGTGGTCGACTTCGCGGAAGAAGAGCGCCAGACGCGCATTTTGATGGAAGAACTCGAAGAGGAGATCGATCCTCTGACCAAGGTGGAGGACCTGCGCCTCGGCCAGCAGCAGATCGTCGAAATTGCAAGAGCACTTTCCGTCAATTCGCGGATCCTGATCATGGATGAGCCGACCTCGGCACTCAGCGCCGCAGAAGTAGAGGTGCTGTTCAAGGTCATCCAAGATCTGACCGATCGTGGCGTATCGATCGTCTACATCTCACATCACCTTGAAGAAGCGCTGCAGATCACTGACCACGCTGTCGTCTTGCGCGATGGCATCATGACGGCCTACGCGCAACGCAAGGACATCGATCTCGAATGGATAGTGCGCAACATGGTAGGCGACAATTTCGACCTCGGCAGTCCGCCCGAAGGTTACGAAATCGGCAAGCCCGTGCTATCGATCGACCATCTGACTGTTCCTGGCCCCTCCGGGTCGGCCTTCAATTCGGTCGACCGTCTGTCGCTCGAGGTGCGCGCAGGTGAGGTCGTCTGCATCTACGGCCTGATGGGGGCCGGGCGCACCGAACTCCTGGAATGCGTGGCTGGACGATTGCGCCCAAGCAGCGGAACGATTCGGCTTGAGGGCCAGGATATCGCACATTTGAGCATCGCCGGACGCATTGCAGGCGGCCTCGTGCTGGTGCCTGAGGACCGCCAACGCGACGGACTCGTGCAGACAATGACGGTCGGCTCCAACCTGTCACTCGCCAGCATCGGCGCCTTTACAAAGGGGCTGTTCACATCAGGCCGTCGTGAACGCGAACTTGTCGATGCCTCCATTCGCAAAGTCAGAGTCAAGACCGATGGAGGAGAAGCCGCCATTGGCTCGCTGTCTGGCGGCAATCAGCAGAAAGTAGTCATCGGCAAGATGCTGGCGACTGACCCGAAAGTCATCCTTCTCGACGAGCCGAGCCGCGGCATCGACGTCGGCGCCAAGGCGGAAGTCTTCAAGCTGCTGGCCGAACGGGCCCGACAGGGCCTTGCAGTCGTCTACTCGACTTCAGAGGTAAACGAATGCCTGAGCATCGCGCATCGCATCATCGTCATGCATCGCGGCCGGATCTCGGCTGAATTCGGCGCTGACGTCACCAAGGAAAAGATCATGGCCGCCTCGGGCGAAGCCGTGGTCGCGCACTAG